A window of the Anaerolineae bacterium genome harbors these coding sequences:
- a CDS encoding aldo/keto reductase, whose protein sequence is MYTVRTVNGIPYRLLGSTGEEVSIIGVGGFHIGRYRDRELGVRIVRTALNEGVNFLDNAWCYNDGLSEEIMGLALLGGYRDQAFLMTKNHGRDAPTFRAQLEQSLRRLQTDRIDLLQLHEIIDDGVPQRILSQGVVEAALEAKKQGKIRYVGFTGHRWPRLLEEMLEGSDIWDAVQLPVNLLDHHYRSFARSLIPRLSEAGIGIIGMKSLAGGNLLRAGVSVREAISYSLSQAVSTLVCGMDSLDVLEQNLAIVRDWHPLSAEEQSRLLDRVALAAETGHLEHYKTG, encoded by the coding sequence ATGTACACCGTCAGGACCGTCAACGGGATCCCCTATCGCCTCCTCGGCTCCACTGGCGAAGAGGTCAGTATCATCGGTGTCGGTGGGTTCCATATCGGCCGCTACCGCGACCGGGAGCTGGGGGTGCGCATTGTACGCACGGCGCTGAACGAAGGCGTCAACTTCCTGGACAACGCCTGGTGCTACAACGATGGGCTGAGCGAGGAGATAATGGGTCTCGCCCTGCTGGGCGGCTACCGCGACCAGGCTTTCCTCATGACCAAGAACCACGGGAGGGACGCGCCCACGTTCCGCGCCCAGCTGGAGCAGAGCCTGCGAAGGCTCCAGACCGACAGAATTGACCTTCTCCAGCTTCACGAGATCATTGACGATGGCGTTCCTCAGCGCATTCTCTCCCAAGGCGTCGTAGAGGCCGCGCTGGAGGCCAAGAAGCAGGGCAAGATCCGTTACGTCGGGTTCACCGGTCATCGCTGGCCCCGACTACTGGAGGAGATGCTCGAGGGGAGCGACATCTGGGACGCGGTCCAGCTCCCCGTCAACCTGCTGGACCACCACTACCGGAGCTTCGCCCGCTCCCTGATCCCACGCCTGAGCGAAGCCGGCATCGGGATCATCGGGATGAAGAGCCTTGCCGGAGGCAACTTGCTTCGGGCGGGTGTCTCCGTGCGAGAGGCGATTTCGTACTCGCTATCGCAGGCGGTATCCACCCTGGTCTGCGGCATGGACTCCCTTGACGTCCTGGAGCAGAACCTGGCCATAGTGAGAGACTGGCACCCCCTATCGGCCGAAGAGCAGAGCCGGCTCCTCGACCGAGTAGCGCTGGCAGCAGAGACCGGGCATCTAGAGCACTACAAGACTGGCTAG
- a CDS encoding nitrogenase iron protein yields the protein MRQIAIYGKGGIGKSTVASNLSMAFRERGLEVMQVGCDPKRDSTRTLTGGRMIPTVLETLRDQLRLGRDQSAISLEDIVFAGEGGVRCVESGGPEPGVGCAGRGVLTALQILKDLKAFDTYGTDVVIYDILGDVVCGGFAQPIREGFAREIYLLCSGAFMSLYAANNIAKGVRRLSRRGETGLAGVIGNSGGQEEFERDLLSQFAQAIGTSLIDVIPFSPVIRACEVKGRTVLQHSPNSPEADAFRHLAEMLLANQSRVIPTPVEEVEDLERLYRSRLDLYAAAGESP from the coding sequence ATGCGGCAGATAGCCATCTACGGCAAGGGGGGCATCGGGAAGAGCACGGTGGCATCCAACCTCTCTATGGCTTTCCGTGAGCGGGGCCTGGAGGTGATGCAGGTGGGGTGCGACCCGAAGCGGGACTCCACCCGTACCCTCACGGGTGGGCGCATGATCCCCACCGTGCTGGAAACCCTGCGCGACCAGTTGCGTCTGGGGCGGGACCAGAGCGCCATCAGCTTGGAGGACATCGTATTCGCTGGGGAGGGCGGGGTCCGCTGCGTGGAGTCCGGTGGGCCGGAGCCCGGGGTGGGCTGCGCCGGTCGGGGAGTGCTCACCGCACTGCAGATCCTCAAGGATCTGAAGGCTTTCGACACCTATGGCACCGACGTAGTGATATACGATATTCTGGGCGACGTGGTGTGCGGCGGGTTCGCCCAGCCCATCCGGGAGGGTTTCGCCCGAGAGATATACTTGCTCTGCTCCGGCGCCTTCATGAGTCTGTACGCCGCCAACAACATCGCCAAGGGCGTCCGCCGCTTGTCGCGTCGGGGGGAGACGGGCCTGGCCGGGGTGATCGGCAACAGCGGAGGCCAGGAAGAGTTCGAACGCGACCTGCTCTCTCAGTTTGCCCAGGCCATCGGAACGTCGTTGATAGACGTAATCCCTTTCAGCCCAGTGATTCGGGCCTGTGAGGTGAAGGGCCGGACGGTGCTGCAGCACTCGCCCAACTCTCCCGAGGCGGATGCCTTCCGTCATCTGGCGGAGATGCTGCTAGCGAACCAGTCGCGGGTGATCCCGACACCTGTCGAGGAGGTGGAGGACCTGGAGAGGCTCTACCGCTCCCGCCTGGACCTGTACGCCGCTGCCGGGGAATCCCCGTGA
- a CDS encoding MerR family transcriptional regulator: protein MATPTEVSEKLDIPPATLRRYVSLFGEHLSDEARRPRGRRFAEADVETLARIREMFASGRSSEEVLAALAGATAPPGSVQAAPRPAARSSPEVPPPAPQRPAPVDQENGSEDAAARALRRFQPREFPRAEPVRSSLEVQKLAGRPGGAAENLSQKVALNEDRLSRADERLSVLEYRLTRVEEWLRLPWYKRLFSRPPFHGL from the coding sequence ATGGCGACGCCTACCGAAGTGAGCGAGAAGCTAGACATCCCGCCGGCGACGTTGCGGCGGTACGTCAGCCTTTTTGGGGAGCATCTCTCCGATGAGGCTCGCCGCCCGCGGGGGCGGCGGTTCGCCGAGGCGGACGTCGAGACCCTCGCCCGCATCCGGGAGATGTTTGCCTCCGGGCGATCGTCGGAGGAAGTGCTGGCGGCTCTGGCGGGTGCTACTGCGCCGCCCGGCAGCGTGCAGGCGGCCCCGAGGCCTGCGGCCCGGTCTTCGCCCGAGGTCCCACCACCGGCTCCGCAGCGGCCGGCGCCTGTCGACCAGGAGAATGGCAGCGAGGACGCGGCTGCGCGCGCCCTCCGCCGGTTTCAGCCTCGGGAGTTTCCCCGGGCCGAGCCCGTCCGGAGCAGCTTGGAAGTGCAGAAGCTGGCCGGCAGGCCCGGCGGGGCAGCGGAGAACCTCTCTCAGAAGGTGGCCCTCAACGAGGACCGGCTGTCGAGGGCAGACGAGCGGCTGTCGGTGCTCGAATACCGGCTGACTCGGGTGGAGGAGTGGTTGAGGCTGCCGTGGTACAAGCGGCTGTTCTCCCGCCCGCCCTTTCACGGGTTGTAG
- a CDS encoding flavin reductase family protein yields the protein MRQRRELDFYQCSNELLSRMRHGGVLCTVTDESGAINVLTLGWGLLGPHYYERPILAIAVTPRRHSWRFLEAVPEFTIAVPDDSLQDAVALCGTKSGRDLDKFMAAGLTPVPGLRVRAPSIAECPINIECQVYAKVAPPHLLLTPRHRERPLEEQHTIYFSQVLGTYGWSDA from the coding sequence ATGAGACAGCGCCGTGAACTTGACTTCTACCAATGCAGCAACGAGCTTCTCAGCAGAATGCGACACGGAGGCGTGCTCTGCACCGTCACCGACGAGTCAGGCGCCATCAACGTGCTCACGCTCGGCTGGGGTCTGCTGGGCCCTCACTACTACGAGCGTCCCATCTTGGCCATCGCCGTGACACCGAGGCGCCACTCCTGGCGCTTCCTGGAGGCAGTGCCGGAGTTCACCATTGCCGTGCCTGACGATTCCCTCCAGGATGCCGTCGCGCTGTGCGGCACCAAGTCTGGCCGCGACCTGGACAAGTTCATGGCGGCGGGCCTGACGCCAGTCCCCGGGCTGCGGGTGCGCGCTCCCTCGATCGCGGAGTGCCCCATCAACATCGAATGCCAGGTCTACGCCAAGGTGGCACCTCCGCACCTGCTATTGACACCGCGGCACCGCGAGCGGCCACTGGAAGAGCAACACACCATCTACTTCTCCCAAGTGCTGGGGACCTACGGGTGGTCTGACGCTTGA
- a CDS encoding radical SAM protein → MSLPPSPSASVMPGHPCFDESAHDRVGRVHLPVAPACNIQCVFCTRRVCANLTMQHPGWARRLLTPEEALGLVRGLVRHRPGERFVVGVAGPGEPLANQGTFTALEAVHREFPQLTCCVSTNGLLLEERLPELLAVGISALTVTMNALEPRVGQRIYTWVRHEGRTYWGEEGAGLLIERQLSGVEAALAAGLGVKVNTVLIPGANDGDLPRLARAVADRGVRLMNIMPLIPPDDMPGLRAPTCEELQRARDDCETWLPQFRRCEQCSADVMAFPPVGAGCGTAISRPTG, encoded by the coding sequence GTGAGCCTCCCCCCATCGCCCTCGGCCTCGGTAATGCCCGGCCACCCTTGCTTCGACGAGTCAGCCCACGACCGGGTGGGGCGGGTACACCTTCCGGTAGCTCCCGCCTGCAACATCCAGTGCGTCTTCTGCACCCGCCGGGTATGTGCCAATCTGACCATGCAGCACCCCGGGTGGGCGCGGCGGCTGCTGACCCCGGAGGAGGCCCTGGGCCTGGTCCGGGGGCTGGTGAGACATCGTCCGGGGGAGCGCTTCGTGGTGGGGGTGGCCGGCCCCGGCGAGCCCCTGGCGAACCAGGGCACCTTCACCGCCCTGGAGGCGGTGCACCGGGAGTTCCCCCAGCTCACCTGCTGCGTAAGCACGAACGGGCTGCTCCTCGAGGAGCGGTTGCCGGAGTTGCTGGCGGTGGGCATCAGCGCTCTCACGGTTACCATGAACGCGCTCGAGCCGCGCGTGGGCCAGCGCATCTACACCTGGGTCAGACATGAGGGGCGGACGTATTGGGGCGAGGAGGGGGCTGGCCTGCTGATCGAGAGACAGCTGAGCGGGGTGGAGGCGGCCCTGGCCGCTGGGCTAGGCGTCAAAGTGAACACCGTGCTGATACCTGGTGCCAATGATGGGGACTTGCCGCGCCTGGCCAGGGCAGTCGCCGACCGGGGCGTTCGCCTGATGAACATCATGCCTCTCATCCCGCCCGATGACATGCCGGGGCTGCGGGCTCCCACTTGCGAAGAGCTTCAGAGGGCCCGAGACGACTGCGAGACCTGGCTGCCGCAGTTTCGACGCTGCGAGCAATGCAGCGCCGACGTGATGGCCTTTCCTCCGGTCGGGGCCGGCTGCGGCACGGCGATCTCTCGGCCGACCGGGTAA
- a CDS encoding nitrogenase associated protein, protein MATERVTNAAAAARCHDPYLRCALYGAAQTALGVRGCCVLSHSPQGCFQLVDAAFGWQDADYTETLTLCTKLCEDEIVHGGEGVLARTILEARELDVRLMFVVTACGPEIVGDDIMAVCQDLQPEVEFPLVPILCAGFRGDQNRGIEIALEAMLEHLVPEEGGFRVPRSVCLVAPHANSNPTWMGDLAWVREVLAAMGATVVATLAHDTAPEDFEKVPMAEGCLVLSHDAGQGAADLLAERYGVEQWCRDLPLPIGFSNTASWLRELGRRLGAEAVAEGMIARGEATVVERCRRKGLEQSPLHRTPAAIVADATVGVPLLRFLAEDLEVVPTLVCLRSGQADAQAMLEREIASLGVSPTVIRDADVYAAKKALGEARPEMVFGSNVERHAVEELGIPFVFRIVNPLSRFRMVDRAYFGYEGMLNLIEVMRNDWLDRYRSRHRRYRARW, encoded by the coding sequence CGCTGCCACGATCCCTATCTCCGCTGCGCCCTGTATGGCGCGGCCCAAACTGCCTTAGGGGTAAGGGGGTGCTGCGTGCTCTCCCACTCCCCTCAAGGCTGCTTCCAGCTAGTGGACGCGGCCTTCGGGTGGCAGGACGCCGATTACACCGAGACTCTCACGCTGTGTACCAAGCTTTGCGAAGACGAGATCGTGCACGGTGGAGAGGGGGTCCTCGCCCGTACCATCCTCGAGGCGCGGGAGCTGGATGTCCGGCTGATGTTCGTGGTCACCGCCTGTGGGCCGGAGATCGTGGGCGACGACATCATGGCCGTGTGCCAGGACCTGCAGCCGGAAGTCGAGTTTCCCTTGGTGCCCATCTTGTGTGCTGGCTTCCGCGGAGATCAGAACCGGGGCATCGAGATCGCCCTGGAGGCCATGCTGGAGCACCTGGTGCCCGAGGAGGGCGGCTTCCGAGTGCCCCGCTCGGTGTGTCTGGTGGCGCCGCACGCCAACTCAAACCCGACCTGGATGGGCGACCTGGCCTGGGTGCGGGAGGTGCTGGCCGCGATGGGAGCCACAGTGGTGGCCACCTTGGCCCACGACACGGCCCCGGAGGACTTCGAGAAGGTGCCCATGGCGGAGGGGTGCCTGGTCTTGAGTCACGACGCGGGTCAGGGGGCGGCCGATCTCCTGGCGGAGCGCTACGGGGTGGAGCAGTGGTGCCGGGACCTGCCCCTTCCTATCGGCTTCAGCAACACCGCCAGCTGGCTGCGAGAGCTGGGTCGGCGGTTGGGAGCGGAAGCGGTGGCGGAAGGTATGATCGCCCGGGGCGAGGCGACGGTGGTGGAGCGGTGCCGACGCAAGGGGCTAGAGCAGTCGCCCCTGCACCGGACTCCGGCCGCCATTGTAGCCGACGCCACCGTGGGCGTGCCTCTCCTGCGCTTTCTGGCTGAAGACCTGGAGGTCGTCCCGACGCTGGTGTGCCTGCGGTCGGGTCAGGCGGATGCCCAAGCGATGCTGGAAAGGGAGATCGCGTCCCTGGGTGTCAGCCCGACCGTGATTCGCGATGCCGACGTCTACGCGGCCAAGAAGGCGCTGGGAGAAGCGAGGCCGGAGATGGTCTTCGGCAGCAACGTGGAGCGGCACGCGGTGGAGGAGCTGGGAATCCCCTTCGTGTTTCGCATCGTGAACCCCTTGTCTCGCTTCCGCATGGTGGACCGGGCCTACTTTGGCTACGAGGGGATGCTGAACCTGATCGAGGTGATGCGCAATGACTGGCTGGACCGCTACCGTTCCAGGCATCGGCGCTACCGGGCGAGGTGGTAG